In Eleutherodactylus coqui strain aEleCoq1 chromosome 4, aEleCoq1.hap1, whole genome shotgun sequence, the following are encoded in one genomic region:
- the LOC136624482 gene encoding gastrula zinc finger protein XlCGF66.1-like: protein MERKRDKMAESIFTLTLEILFQLTGEDYTVVKKTSSDVCQDPVSDGWGRPLSPITGPPPHPLILEEINEQKILELTNKMIELLTGEVPIRCQDFTVYFSMEEWEYLEGHKDLYKDVMMEDHQSPPLPGNRQD from the exons atggagaggaagagggacaagatggcggagagtatattcaccctcaccctagagatactcttccagcttacaggagag gattacacggtagtgaagaagacttctagtgatgtcTGTCAGgacccggtgtctgatggatggggaagacccctgagcccaatcacagggcctccacctcaccccctgatactggaggagatcaatgagcagaagatcctagaactcaccaacaagatgattgagctgctgactggagag gttcctataaggtgtcaggacttcactgtctatttctccatggaggagtgggagtatttagaaggacacaaggatctgtacaaggatgtcatgatggaggaccaccagtcccccccattaccaggtaatagacaggactaa